One genomic window of Salvia miltiorrhiza cultivar Shanhuang (shh) chromosome 4, IMPLAD_Smil_shh, whole genome shotgun sequence includes the following:
- the LOC131022235 gene encoding uncharacterized CRM domain-containing protein At3g25440, chloroplastic-like, with product MPRASLSGLPLTIFTNTTMRPITRRESVLGSKCSLRSILTPPHSTFLLRFMHHFGCRNEGEHHSKKLLPLFSFRAISVNALSVKRSCTIGPWSSCLVREYAKVRTNESIEMKMDEDVIRFKIGDQSQEGTSLNKRKAMTKKSDVSRKAKLNELRFYRLKAKKKMNSPNPEVRIRYKLEKAKRKEAWLIEKLRKYELPKAALETYDPEILTAEERFYLKRTGEKKKHYVPVGRRGVFGGVVLNMHLHWKKHETVKVICKPCRPGQVHQYAEELVRLSKGIVIDTQPNNTIIFYRGKNYVQPDVMSPPDTLSKAKALEKYKYEQSLEHTSEFIEKLENELAEYLEHRARYKKREEVK from the exons ATGCCAAGAGCTTCCTTATCAGGGCTCCCACTCACCATATTCACCAACACCACTATGCGACCTATTACCAGAAG GGAGTCTGTGCTTGGTTCCAAATGCTCATTGAGAAGCATTTTAACACCTCCTCATTCGACGTTTCTGCTGCGTTTTATGCATCATTTTGGGTGCAGAAACGAAGGGGAGCATCATTCAAAGAAACTGCTACCCCTTTTCTCATTTAGAGCGATCTCAGTGAATGCTTTATCTGTTAAAAGATCATGTACAATTGGACCTTGGAGTAGTTGTTTAGTAAGGGAATATGCTAAAGTTAGAACTAATGAATCTATTGAGATGAAGATGGATGAAGATGTTATCCGATTTAAAATTGGTGATCAGAGTCAAGAAGGAACATCCTTAAATAAAAGGAAAGCAATGACAAAAAAGTCAGACGTGTCAAGAAAGGCGAAGCTCAACGAACTTAGGTTTTATCGGTTGAAAGCAAAGAAGAAAATGAATTCTCCAAATCCTGAAGTTAGGATAAGGTACAAGCTTGAGAAG GCAAAGAGAAAAGAAGCGTGGTTGATAGAGAAACTGAGGAAATACGAGTTGCCTAAAGCCGCGCTCGAAACCTATGATCCCGAAATATTGACTGCAGAGGAGAGGTTTTACCTAAAGCGCACTGGCGAGAAAAAGAAACATTATGTTCCGGTGGGGAGACGAGGAGTATTTGGTGGTGTTGTTCTTAATATGCATCTACATTGGAAGAAGCACGAGACTGTAAAAGTCATCTGCAAACCCTGTAGGCCTGGGCAAGTGCATCAATATGCCGAGGAGCTTGTTAGGTTGAGCAAAGGCATTGTTATCGACACACAGCCAAATAATACGATTATATTTTATCGGGGGAAGAACTATGTTCAACCAGATGTCATGTCACCTCCAGACACTCTTTCTAAAGCAAAG GCCCTAGAGAAATATAAATATGAGCAGTCATTAGAGCATACAAGTGAATTCATTGAAAAGTTGGAGAACGAACTCGCAGAATATCTCGAACATCGTGCTCGGTataagaaaagagaagaagTGAAATGA
- the LOC131021134 gene encoding uncharacterized protein LOC131021134, whose translation MPHESGTNWKNLTEEMKDVYFNEFEKAFCWQQDKYTRHQIKKAWISEARVAYKDYICACKKTLLLHKKKIDYLNPIVEAAWRAYWALPETQARSAQASKNRRSEPCGVGTGMTIHHGGSRSTLDHAEYLARESNIPFDAASWATFRRIHFKNGQYTAGRPAQHGLEVERRVAELREVQGEVTPADVDRIFREVVTPDPKGRIMGLGMMMSKALTSGGGESSTSTSTSHFDAPSKAEFTTSREDLDTTARALTTAVQEIEARRQREEEQARTIQEMQSQIALLMRGFRPSTPSDETHPDL comes from the exons ATGCCACATGAAAGTGGCACGAATTGGAAGAATTTGACTGAAGAGATGAAGGACGTGTACTTCAACGAATTTGAG AAAGCATTTTGTTGGCAACAAGATAAATATACCAGACACCAAATTAAGAAGGCGTGGATCTCAGAGGCTCGAGTGGCATATAAGGATTACATTTGTGCATGCAAGAAAACCCTCCTACTACACAAGAAGAAGATTGATTATCTCAATCCTATTGTTGAGGCTGCTTGGAGGGCTTATTGGGCATTGCCTGAGACTCAGGCAAGGTCTGCACAGGCGTCTAAGAATCGCCGTTCTGAGCCTTGCGGTGTTGGTACAGGGATGACTATCCATCATGGGGGGTCGCGTAGCACTCTGGATCATGCTGAGTATCTG GCTCGGGAGAGCAATATCCCTTTTGACGCGGCGTCTTGGGCTACCTTTCGACGTATCCATTTTAAGAATGGACAGTATACCGCCGGACGACCTGCGCAGCACGGG TTGGAGGTCGAGAGGCGAGTGGCAGAGCTGCGTGAGGTACAGGGAGAGGTCACACCCGCCGACGTGGATCGCATCTTCCGAGAGGTAGTCACTCCTGATCCGAAGGGGCGCATCATGGGATTAGGTATGATGATGTCGAAGGCGCTTACTTCAGGCGGCGGCGAGTCGAGCACCTCCACCAGCACCTCACACTTCGATGCTCCTTCAAAGGCCGAGTTTACCACTTCGAGGGAGGATCTTGACACCACAGCGAGGGCTCTGACCACAGCAGTGCAGGAGATAGAGGCCAGGAGACAGAGAGAGGAGGAGCAGGCTAGGACTATACAGGAGATGCAGTCCCAGATTGCATTGCTCATGCGAGGATTTCGACCATCCACCCCTTCTGATGAGACTCACCCGGACCTTTGA
- the LOC131022210 gene encoding pentatricopeptide repeat-containing protein At4g28010-like, giving the protein MALSLMRKNLFLKPQNLIRINLFATNPLLNPNCTKLQELDLVETKITSLCQKPNSIVNLQNACSLFEQSVESGLVPSGPSSDLLLQTLVRNKEHKLAFSIYKKMVCAGALPRYLSLSSLVECLVHLSVPQLALGAIGLMLKQGYTVNLYIANVLLNGLCSNGFVVDAEEFLGEMDRNYVSPDRVSFNTLIKGLCREKRLDEAMSVKKRMESANIAPNLITYNTLMDAHFAEDRMDGAMRLLEEMRMTGLEPDVFFYDTLIHGFCSKGDVSRAREILNEMLDKGISPDRVSYTCLMRGLCQKGNLKEVKRLFNEMLKNGIRPDAVMFAGIIGGLCQVGMVERAVEMFNFMLDKGEEPTNTIYNILIDGLCKAGLFNDAFKILEVMLEKQMNPDIVTYNIVLRGLCEVGKVDAAVKLYDSMVSNTNHVEPDSRTICTLVNGLCREGHLGKAEQIIREMVKQKKSTDIAPYTVLIGAYLKEGKVKKALNTWKAILRLGFIPDSRSYSAFINGLCKCSCMNIAKGIFNRMRTSGPSPTSFDYNVLMAALCREGSLEQAGALFTDMVNGSCEPDVVSFNIMIESTIKAGNIQSANELVVNMRRRGLHPDALTFSVLINSHSKLGMMTEAKALFEMMKAAGFPPHSVVYDSLLKGLRAEGNAEEIINLLRKMGEAGVALDDELTSTILTCICDLPEGHYIADLLPSFTREKVDGSSIPCDELLRRLQNIIPTLQTSTRI; this is encoded by the coding sequence ATGGCGTTGTCACTGATGCGAAAGAACCTGTTTTTGAAGCCACAAAATCTCATACGCATCAATCTTTTCGCTACAAACCCACTCTTAAACCCTAATTGCACCAAGCTCCAAGAGTTAGACCTGGTGGAAACCAAAATCACGTCTCTATGTCAAAAACCCAATTCAATCGTAAATTTGCAGAATGCGTGTTCTCTATTTGAGCAATCTGTGGAATCGGGTCTCGTTCCATCGGGGCCTTCCAGCGATCTTCTTTTGCAAACCCTTGTCAGGAACAAGGAGCACAAATTGGCTTTCAGTATTTATAAGAAGATGGTGTGTGCTGGGGCTTTGCCTCGATATTTGTCATTATCGTCTTTGGTTGAGTGCTTGGTGCATCTCTCCGTGCCCCAATTGGCTCTGGGAGCAATTGGGTTGATGTTGAAGCAAGGGTACACCGTTAACCTATATATTGCCAATGTCTTGTTGAATGGCCTTTGTAGTAATGGATTTGTGGTTGATGCGGAGGAGTTTTTAGGTGAGATGGATAGAAATTATGTGTCTCCAGATAGAGTTAGTTTCAATACTTTGATAAAAGGGCTGTGCCGGGAGAAGAGATTAGACGAAGCTATGAGTGTGAAGAAAAGAATGGAGTCTGCAAATATTGCTCCCAATTTGATCACATATAACACTCTCATGGATGCTCATTTTGCGGAGGATCGTATGGATGGAGCAATGAGGTTGTTGGAGGAGATGAGGATGACAGGGTTGGAACCAGATGTTTTCTTTTATGACACGCTCATACATGGATTTTGTAGTAAAGGAGATGTTAGTAGAGCGAGGGAGATTTTAAATGAGATGTTGGATAAAGGAATTTCTCCAGATAGAGTTTCTTACACTTGCTTGATGCGTGGTCTCTGCCAGAAGGGGAATCTTAAAGAAGTGAAGCGCCTGTTCAATGAAATGTTGAAAAATGGGATCCGTCCTGATGCTGTTATGTTTGCAGGTATAATTGGCGGGCTTTGCCAAGTTGGGATGGTGGAGAGAGCAGTGGAGATGTTTAATTTCATGCTGGACAAGGGAGAGGAGCCCACTAATACAATATATAACATTCTAATTGATGGATTGTGCAAGGCAGGACTTTTCAATGATGCTTTCAAGATTCTGGAAGTGATGTTGGAGAAGCAAATGAATCCTGATATTGTAACCTACAATATTGTATTAAGAGGCCTCTGTGAAGTTGGGAAGGTTGATGCCGCCGTGAAACTTTATGATTCTATGGTATCAAACACAAATCATGTTGAGCCTGATTCTCGGACTATTTGTACCCTAGTCAATGGGCTGTGCAGGGAAGGCCACCTTGGAAAGGCAGAACAGATTATTCGTGAAATGGTTAAACAAAAGAAGTCGACTGACATTGCACCATACACCGTACTGATTGGAGCTTATCTGAAAGAAGGAAAGGTTAAGAAAGCGCTGAATACTTGGAAGGCTATTCTACGGTTAGGGTTCATTCCTGATTCAAGGTCTTATAGTGCTTTTATAAATGGTTTATGCAAATGTAGCTGTATGAACATTGCAAAAGGTATTTTTAACAGAATGAGAACCTCAGGTCCTAGTCCTACCTCATTTGACTACAACGTGTTGATGGCCGCCTTATGTAGGGAGGGTAGTTTGGAGCAAGCTGGAGCTTTGTTTACAGATATGGTCAATGGTAGTTGTGAACCGGATGTTGTCTCGTTCAACATAATGATCGAGTCCACCATAAAAGCAGGGAATATTCAGTCTGCCAATGAGCTAGTGGTTAATATGCGGCGTAGGGGTCTGCATCCTGATGCTCTGACCTTTTCAGTTTTGATTAATAGCCATTCAAAATTAGGAATGATGACAGAGGCCAAAGCATTGTTTGAAATGATGAAAGCTGCTGGCTTCCCGCCACATTCTGTTGTTTATGATTCTTTGCTCAAAGGCTTGAGAGCAGAGGGCAATGCAGAAGAGATAATCAATTTGCTTCGGAAAATGGGGGAAGCAGGTGTTGCTCTTGATGATGAGCTGACTTCTACTATCTTGACATGCATATGTGATTTGCCTGAAGGCCATTATATTGCAGATCTTCTACCGAGTTTTACTCGAGAGAAGGTAGATGGTAGTAGCATCCCATGCGACGAGTTGCTAAGGAGACTCCAAAATATCATTCCCACACTTCAAACCTCTACCCGGATATGA